The genomic DNA CAGGATGACACCGCGCTCGGTCTCGATCTCGTGGTCCTCGAACAAGGGATTCAGCAGGATATCGGCGATGACGTCCAGTCCCAGACCGACGTCCGATTCCAGCACGCGTGCGTAATAGGCCGTCGCCTCGCGACTGGTATAGGCGTTGATATAGCCGCCCACGTCCTCGATCGCCTCGGCGATCTGCAGGGACGTGCGGGTATCGGTGCCCTTGAAGGCCATGTGTTCCAGAAAATGCGCGATGCCGTTCTGGGCTTCTTCCTCGTGGCGGCCACCGGCGTTCACCCAGATTCCGACGGACGCGCTGGCCAGCCCCGGCATGTGTTCGGTGACGACGCGAAAGCCGTTCGACAATGTGTGCAGTTCGATGGTCAAGTCTTGATCCGGTCCCTGATGATGTTCTGGATCGCGACAAGGTCGCCCGCGCTGCGCGTGATCCGTTCCGGGCGGTCATACAGGTCCGCCATGCGCGGGGGCAAGGGGGGGTGGATGCCCGTCGCCCGCTCGACCGCTGCCGGAAACTTGGCCGGATGCGCGGTGGCGAGGGTGACCATCGGGACGGTGCCCAGATGCTGCTCGCCCACGTGGGCGCCGACGGCGGTGTGCGGACACAAAAGCTCGCCATGCTCTGCCAGATAGCGCGTGATGGTGTCGGCGGTTTCCTGTTCCGACACCCGGCCAGAGGCGTAGGTGTCGCGCAGGGCGTCGATGGCCCCTTGGGAAATCGTGAAACCGCCCTTTTTCAGATCATCCATCTGGCTGGCAACGGCGGCGCCGTCCTGACCGTAGGCGTAGAACAGGGCACGCTCAAAATTCGACGACACCTGAATGTCCATCGACGGGCTGATGGTCGGCGTGACGGAGTCCTTGGTATAGGCCCCGGTTTCCAGCGTGCGGTGCAGGATGTCGTTGCTGTTGGTCGCCACGATCAGCTGGTCGATCGGCAGGCCCATTTGCTTGGCGATATAGCCTGCGAAGATGTCACCGAAGTTGCCGGTCGGCACGGTAAAGCTGATCTTGCGGTGCGGCGCGCCGAGCGAGACGGCGGCGGTGAAGTAATAGACGACCTGCGCCAGCACCCTGCCCCAGTTGATCGAGTTCACACCGGCCAGCCGCACGTCCTCGCGGAAGGCGAAATCGTTGAACATGTCCTTGACCAGCGCCTGACAGCCGTCGAAATCGCCGTCGACGGCGATGGCGTGGACGTTGGATTCGGTCGGAGTCGTCATCTGGCGGCGCTGCACCTCGCTGACGCGGCCGTGGGGGTAGAGGATGAAGACATCGACGGCCTCCAGCCCCCGGAACGCCTCGATCGCGGCCGATCCGGTGTCACCGGAGGTCGCACCCACGATGGTCACCCGGTTGCCGGACCGGGCAAGGGCCGCCTGAAACATCTGCCCGATCAGCTGCATAGCGAAGTCCTTGAACGCCAGCGTCGGGCCGTGGAACAGTTCCAGCAGGAAATGGTTCGCGTCCAGTTGCACCAACGGCGCGCGGGCGGCGTGGCCGAAGCCTGCGTAGGCGCGTGCGATCAGGTCGCGAAATTCCGCGTCCGTGAAGGTGTCGCCGATGAAGGGGCGCATCACGGTAAAGGCCACGTCTTCGTAGGACTGGCCCGCCATCGCGGCGATCTGGTCGGGCGTCAGCGTCGGAATGCTGTCAGGCACATAGAGGCCGCCGTCGCGGGCGAGGCCGGTCAGCATCGTATCCTCGAAACTCAGGCTCGGGGCTTGCCCCCGGGTCGAGATGTAGCGCATGTCAGGCGTCCTTTCGGGTCGTGCGATAGATCAGCAGGCCGGTCATCAGCGCCCAACCAATGGCCAGCATGAACCATGTGATGGCATAACCGAGGTGGTCGTTGGGGATGCCCTGAATGCCGACAGGCATCGGCACGGTCGGGCTGGCCGGATCGATTCGGCGGGCGACCAGCAGCAGGGGCTGGGCATCCAGTACCGCTGCCATGGCGGGCAGGTCGCGGGCGAACCAGATGCCGGTCTTTTCGTCCGGGGCCGGGGTCCAGCTGTCCGTCTCGTCGGGCCACAGCAGATTGCCGGTGACCGTCAGATCGCCGGTCGGAAGCGCTGTGCCGCGATCGTCAAGGCTGAGGAACCCGAGGTCGAGCACGATGTCCCGGCCATCATCGGTGCGAAAGCCGGTGATCGTGCGGTAACCGGCCCCGTTCTCGGCGGTGCTGACAAGGACCGAGAGGGTTTGCCCGGTGACATGGCCGGTCGCCACGACCGGTAGATATTCATCCGCGACAGGGTCGGCGTCGTCCGGCAGCGGCACCGGGGGGGCCACGATCGTCGCGGTGATCTGATCGAGAATCTCGGTCTTCCACGCCAGCCGCTGGACCTGCCAGACGCCCAACGCGATCAGCACAGAGCAACCGACGACACCCATCAGCAGGGGAAAGAAGATGCGACGCAGCATGGCGGGATCAACCTTTGGTCAGACCGTGTTGCCTTATCCGGTTTGCCCGGCAGGGTGAAGGTGGCGGCGGATACAAAAAAGGCGACCCGTTGGGGCCGCCTTTTTGACGTGGCATTGGAAAGGATCAACCGCCCCAGATGTAGATCGACGCGAAGAGGAACAGCCAGACGACGTCGACGAAGTGCCAGTACCAAGCGGCGGCTTCGAAGCCCACGTGCTTTTCCGGGGTGAAGTGGCCAGCGTAGACGCGGAACAGGCAGACCAGCAGGAAGATCGTGCCGATGATCACGTGAAAGCCGTGAAAGCCCGTCGCCATGAAGAAGTTCGCACCGTAGACGTTGCCCGCAAGGCCGAAGGCCGCGTGGGAGTATTCATAGGCCTGGAACACGGTGAAGAGTGCACCCAGCGCCACGGCCAGCATCAGGCCCCATTTCATGTCCTGACGGTTGTTTTCGTGGACCAGAGCATGGTGCGCCCAGGTCGCGGCGGCACCGGAGCACAGCAGAATCAGCGTGTTGATCAGCGGCAGGTGCCACGGATCAAACGTCTCGATCCCGACGGGGGGCCAGACGCCGTCGACGGCGGGATAGTTCGGGCCAAGGGGATACATGGCGTTCTTGAAGAACGACCAGAACCATGCGGCGAAGAACATGACTTCGGACATGATGAACATGATGAAGCCGTAGCGCAGGCCGATCCGCACGACGGGCGTGTGATCACCGACCTGGCTTTCGGTCACGACTTCGGACCACCACGCGTACATCGTGTAAAGCACCAGTGCCAGACCGACGAAGAAGGCGTAGGGGCCGTGTTCGTGCATCCACAGGACGGCGCCGAACAGCATGATGAAGGCACCCAGCGATCCGGCAAG from Loktanella sp. M215 includes the following:
- the thrC gene encoding threonine synthase, which codes for MRYISTRGQAPSLSFEDTMLTGLARDGGLYVPDSIPTLTPDQIAAMAGQSYEDVAFTVMRPFIGDTFTDAEFRDLIARAYAGFGHAARAPLVQLDANHFLLELFHGPTLAFKDFAMQLIGQMFQAALARSGNRVTIVGATSGDTGSAAIEAFRGLEAVDVFILYPHGRVSEVQRRQMTTPTESNVHAIAVDGDFDGCQALVKDMFNDFAFREDVRLAGVNSINWGRVLAQVVYYFTAAVSLGAPHRKISFTVPTGNFGDIFAGYIAKQMGLPIDQLIVATNSNDILHRTLETGAYTKDSVTPTISPSMDIQVSSNFERALFYAYGQDGAAVASQMDDLKKGGFTISQGAIDALRDTYASGRVSEQETADTITRYLAEHGELLCPHTAVGAHVGEQHLGTVPMVTLATAHPAKFPAAVERATGIHPPLPPRMADLYDRPERITRSAGDLVAIQNIIRDRIKT
- a CDS encoding SURF1 family protein produces the protein MLRRIFFPLLMGVVGCSVLIALGVWQVQRLAWKTEILDQITATIVAPPVPLPDDADPVADEYLPVVATGHVTGQTLSVLVSTAENGAGYRTITGFRTDDGRDIVLDLGFLSLDDRGTALPTGDLTVTGNLLWPDETDSWTPAPDEKTGIWFARDLPAMAAVLDAQPLLLVARRIDPASPTVPMPVGIQGIPNDHLGYAITWFMLAIGWALMTGLLIYRTTRKDA
- a CDS encoding cytochrome c oxidase subunit 3, which translates into the protein MAHEKNHDFHILPPSIWPLAGSLGAFIMLFGAVLWMHEHGPYAFFVGLALVLYTMYAWWSEVVTESQVGDHTPVVRIGLRYGFIMFIMSEVMFFAAWFWSFFKNAMYPLGPNYPAVDGVWPPVGIETFDPWHLPLINTLILLCSGAAATWAHHALVHENNRQDMKWGLMLAVALGALFTVFQAYEYSHAAFGLAGNVYGANFFMATGFHGFHVIIGTIFLLVCLFRVYAGHFTPEKHVGFEAAAWYWHFVDVVWLFLFASIYIWGG